In the Uranotaenia lowii strain MFRU-FL chromosome 1, ASM2978415v1, whole genome shotgun sequence genome, ATAGTCATCAAAATTAGGAAATAGGGACATGACACGTAACGAGATAGTCGGTACCTATAAGTATAGCGCAATGCTTTTTTAAGTGTCAAACAATGAAAACGGATACCCCTCGAATGCTACCGTGTAAATATCGGAACCACTTACGACGGCTGAGggtatttcttttttattcgttCAAGCAACGACCGCGCTGCAAAGTGGAAAACAAATCGTGTAATTTGATACTGCACTTTTACGGAATATGGACCATGTGCTGTGCAAGATTCGCCATTCATGGCTTCGTTTATctctagaaaagaaaaaaatcaaactaaaaaacaaTGATAAAACGTAAACAATATCGATCGAATGTTTGGTTTACGTTCATCGACTGGTTTTTGGAAATTGACGACCTGTTGTAGTTGAGCAGTAGTACGAAGACAGAAAAAGACCTAGCTAAGATAAAAGGGAAAAAATCAGAAGTTCGTCGAGTATTGGACTAAGCAAATTTACCGCTTCCAGACGGCGATGATGGTGGAACCCCCATTCGGTAAACACCACCCTGCCGGGCGTCGGTGCCAAAGTGATTTGTCGAAGTTGTTGAAGTTTGTCAACTGTCCCCAGCAGAAGGGTCTTTTGCTTTCCATTGGCAGTCCTCAAAAACCCTAGTGCTTGTTCCAGTGATGCCAATgtgaaaaaacattcaaataagtACTTAAACAAGCaacgccaaaaaaaattaaaaatggtttactATCTTTTGAGATTAGTCTTTATctttaacaaacaaaactttGTCAGACAATTGAACTTTTTCTGGCACCACTTGCATCAACAGATGATGAAGTTCCAGGCCAGATCAGCCAGGGCAGGGCACTCACTATTTGCCCTATCAAATCCGCGGAACGTGCCAAAGCTTATTTGCAGCACACGAGCATGAGCGCCGCCTGGAGAAGGGACGACTGATGGTGGCGATGAGAGAtggtctgttttgttgtttGTGTGCTCTGTACTCCATGCTCCATGGGGTACGAACACCTCGCTCGGTTCAACTTCCGgtgaattttgtttctttttttttccatggAAGTTTGTGcggattgttgtttttttttggtgctACTTTCTGTTCTTTTCATCCTAGTCTGttcaatgggcgatggaatGACGATCTAAaagaaaatctagaatttacataaaattttaatgaaaatcttcAGTTTTAATGGTTATGTTTAACTGTTCCTACCACAGTTGATCAATTTCGTCCTTTTTCTCTTTCAATTTTAGGGTTTCCCAGCTAACGGGCTATGAACCGCAGGACCTAATCGAGAAAACACTGTACCAGTATATCCACGCGACGGATATCCTGCACATGCGATATTCCCATCAGATATGTAAGTATAGCCAATTATCGTGTAGGTATCTTGTTCCGTTTCCCGACAAACAGTAGCTCGAACTTCAAAAATCCTCATTCAAAACTAATTCACCAACCTCCATAACATCTACGGGGGAATTATTCCTGTTTGTTGCTTTCGAATATCTCTCGTTTGAATTTCCTTTGCGTGCGCGCATAAGCAAGAGGGAGGAAACGCATCAATCCGAGAACTGATAAAGTGAACAAACGAAACAGAAACACTTTTGAGAGCACCCTAAATAGCGAGCGGAATAAGGAGGCGGATCAAATTACATACATTCTGTTGTGTTTCTCTTTTTCTCCTCAAATGTGCTATAATCATCGTcaccgtcatcatcatcatcgtagTAACCCTTTTCTTTATCATTTATCTTCGCTTCCTCCAGTAATGTACAAGGGCCAGGTTACGACCAAGTACTACCGGTTTCTGACCAAGGGCGGCGGCTGGACATGGGTGCAGTCTTATGCGACCGTGGTGCATAACACCCGATCTTCGCGGCCCCACTGCATCGTCAGCGTGAACTATGTGCTGAGGTAGGTTTTCCGTTTTCTGAAGAATTTCTATCATTTCTTTCCATCACATAAACTGGTAATAGTTTAACAGAGAATTGTTAGAACCAGCTCAAATAGAGCAACGATGTTCGAAACTGCATGAATTAAAATCCCAGAAATGCTGGTAGTGATCTAAGAAAAATTAGGCTCAATGTGCATATTAAGATCAGATATGTTAAATAATAAAGTGATCATTGATCTAAAGAGAGAACATTTTTCTACATTGAATGAAGATATTTTAGTTCCactattgattaaaatttatctgTTAAGAATAATTTGGTGTGTTGAACGAACAATTTTTGACTAACAGTAGGTTTTGATGAGACAATGCTCAATGGTCACAACTATTCGAGTAACTGACGTTCACCGTTATAGCACAGGTTATAATGAGATCTCACAGTAAATTATTTCTATTTAATTGTTTGCTgtgtgaaacaaaatttttcattcaaattattaagggtttttcaactttaattagCGTTttactgcccctactttcataacagtcccatatgcaaaaacacgcaagagagaaaatcagctttttctgttttggaatatattctTTGATTATGACCACTAGtctcagcataaacgaaaatcgtttgatggaatgtgttctaggttgtcataattaatcgtaagacctgaaattttagaaattgggCCATCGGTAACGTTGGGAGCACCATTTTattcgttatgggactgttatgcgagcatatttcagacctttttcaaatctactcgcataatagtcccatacagaatatgttttgctaACCAAGCTTCTTTCTAAGActcaaatttgatcatttttgaacttctaaatgcatttatcagaaaaagaaacacacttttggaaaaatatcgtgaattctacattgtaagttgaatctttttacggtTTTGATTACATCTGTTAGTTTTTTGCTCAGAAAGACATTCCTTCCTTCTTATTGACCTGCCTTCGAGAACTAGTGTGCATAATTggacatcaagtgagtttaaatcttttttaaatgattcaaagcaatctatttcgccgaaagaagcattgaaaagtaaccaaattcgtagtatttcacatatgggactgttatgcgggtatatttcatatgggacagccacaagttgatattttttttcgaaatttctagaacaaaatattgaagccctatgttcaaaatgacgaactgtcaggttagatgaaaaatgacgaaaattcatatgggactgttatgcgagtaggggcagtttAGTACTATGTTGATTCTTTTCTGAATATTTATCGCCAGTTTCGGCGATAATTTTGGATGCAGAATTTGTCCGAAAAATGCGTTCTCATGATATTACTGATTCTTCTGTTTTGAATATACAACGactttatttaagtttttttttttaatattaggaAAATCAGGTTTATAAAGCTTCTAAATTTTATCAGATcatcgttttcatttttttttctctccgtcTCTTGCAGTGACCAGGAAGCGCGAGACCTGCTGCTCAACGAAATCCAGGGCCCGATGATTCCGAAACCGGAAATCACTACCCCAGCACCTACTCCCGTCACCAAAGCGATCGTGAATAGCAGCAATAGCAATAATAGTAACGCTGCCAACAACATCATTAACAGCAGTAACATGACCACAAACCCGGATGTGACACCGATCTCACCTCCACTTGGTGTCCAGCAACAGCAACACGTGGCCATGCAGCAAATACAACAGCCGCAACAACAACCGCAACACCTGGGTCTTCAGGGACAGGCTCCAATTTTACCGCCCCACAATCCGTTGCTGGTCAAAGAAATGAGCCACTACCTGCAGCTGCATCAGTTCGATGACGACACTAATATGCACCAGATGGGCCAGGTAGGGGCACCGCTACAAGGTGGTCctcaccaccaccaccacagTCAGACGTCTGATTTcgatcatcatcaacatcagcaGTACAACGGTGGCCATCAGGGTACGTTTATGATGGACTCCAACCAGTCGATGCCTCAGGGAACACCGAACGAATTTCTGGATTCTTACTACGATCCGTTCTATCAGACGTACGACCCCCAGGGCGATGGGTCGAACGTGCTGAGGCCCTTCTCGGCTAGCTCAAACAGCTGTAGCAGCTCAGACGGGGAAGCTCATCTAACAGCCACCTACATTCATAACACGGCCCTCATTCAGCAACAGCAGTCGCCTTACGACGATATAAGTCAACATTTCAGCTTGAATTGcttcaacagcaacagcaacggaAGCAACGGAACCTCTGCCAATGGGCATCTTAATGGAACCGTGCACCATCTACATCACACGGTCGGTCCAACGATAGCCAACGGaacaaataacaacaacaacaataacaacggACTACACGATAGTGGGTTCCTGGAGGACTTCAAAACCCACACAAATGGAAACCACTCACAGCATcaccaacaacagcagcagccaaaTCACCACCATCAACAACAgtcgcagcagcagcaactcgCCCACAACGGAACGATCGTTTCCGCAGGTCCGCAGTACACGAGCGTGATTGTGGAACCGCCCAACTACCACCATCATTTGCCTGTGGCACCGAATGAGTTCGTCCATTAGTTGGAGTGTTCGTTAAGAAATGTtcgatttgttaaaaattaactatttcaaaaaaaaaaaagaaaaagagcgGAATTGGGGTTTTTaatacttaaatttaattttaaatattttttaaaacctacatACTTTGGTCTGAAACAAAATTCTCATAAATACGAAAACAAGACTGCAGGCAGTTGACTGGTGGTAGCCGGTTTtccctcgattttttttaaagaaaattagttgaaaaattacaattagTTAAACGATAGTTGAACTGCTTGTTAAATTAGAATCAACAGCAATGAACGCTAAACTAAGACTGTTTAGTTTTCGGAATTTGTTACCCGAAAAATCTGTCCCAAATTGATATGGTACCTCTTCATCTCCTGTTCCGCGCTATAGGTTGCTTACATGTTTAGTATTTATTTATTAGAGATTAGAGAGATCATTAAGTGTACATATTTGTAACTAGAATGGAATTGCATATATTTGTAAGTGTATATAACAATAATAAACAAAGAGTGGAAAATTTATATTACGTTGTCGTTTGTTCTGTGTGCTGAGAAATCTTCGAAACACCCTTCATTTTTTTGGGTTCTATCGAAAATTCCGAAAttaagtcaaaattgtcaaacttaaACCAGTGCTCAAACTTTAAACGTTGaatgtttgaaatcaattatcGACTGCAGTATAGATTCAGGCGCTTTGGTACTTTGTTGCTGTTTTTGTAAAAACAGTAGCTCAATTTCTGAGGTCTGTTCTGTAGTCTTGGCTAAATCAGGCAAATCACGTGAATGTGATATGCAGAGTCATCTAGATTTCAAAGTCAGAACCAGATACATCATACACATTGAGCGGATTTTTATCGATATTGGGTTTTAAATCttgcaagattaaaaataatcttattgTCGAAGGTTTTGATTAAAAGATTAACTACCTTGAAATGCCTATTGACTTCTGTAGtattcaaaagttttcttggtTAGGTAAATTCTACACTGAACATCGGCAAAGTTTTCTCTTTAACATTGGTTCATTCAAACCAAGAAAGATATTCAAGTTTAAGCTAGAATATTCAACAAAATATATTCTAAGATTAAAACTTTTAACGCAATCGCCCTCACCGCTTTTATATTCAACTTCATAAAACTCCAAACCATAGGTCATTTATGTATTTGAAGTTTACCTTTTACTAAACATCAAAACTCTAGATATCTGGTTTAAAATATTAGCCctgaattgaataaaaaccAAAACTCAGAATCAAACTCGGAAAGGAATAAGGGTGATGAATCAAAGCAAATGAAAGagtccctttaattcaaccacggtaatgGAAatgttcagataccggtatttcgacaAGAAAAAGATTGGAGAAGATAGtgagttgctatcgaaataccggtatctgaacgtttcttataccgtggttgaattaatagtaatctttcgattgctttgattgagtagaattattcaaccatgtAGGCTCACTGGAGTGAATTAGGGTGTCCACCAAAGCATaggatgatgaaaaaataaattaacaaacttATCTTAATATCTACACTTTATATTATCTGCTCCATCTACATGATTCATTGAAGTCATACACCACAATACAGTTCAGTGAAACGTTCAATATTGAAATAGTTTTCATATATAGTATATTATTAACACATATCATACAGAACCATGATTTTTAAGTGAATATTTTGCGTGTGATTGATATCAGTAGaatagtttttgttcaaaacgaaAACAGTTTGttgttcaattttcttctagCGGCAGCGGAACCGATCGAAGGTCTTAAAACATAACTAACAGAAACAGCAGTTTTGGTGAAGTTGGTGGTTTCTTCCTATGACACGTTCTTGAACAACAAaagttcttcacataaaaacaGCTTTAAAGTGGACACtttcacgtgtttttttttgttttggatggTGAGAAACGAAACTTTATCGTAATACTTGATgcggatttcatttttttagtttgccTCATAGATAAATTTTGAAGCAGAGCGAAATGGAAAATGTATATGGGTAGGAATGTTGTTTTACACTTTACGATTAAATGTATCTGAATCGCTTGTATTTGCGCTCAACCgttgctgtttttttctttaattttattcttaCACCCAATAATGTTTCTCATTCCTCTTAGAAGATCGGGATGTAGTTGTCGATCTTGGCACGGTGCTTCTGGGCCACACACTCGGCAATCCAGACGATGTTGCGGCACTCCTGTTCTTTTAGCTTCAGATATGAATAGAACACACCGAAGTGGAACTGCTGAATGAAAGCATAAACGTTGAGCTTGACCTCGTGTTCGTAGAACTTGTCCTCCAGCGTTTTGTCTCCGGGATTGTTGCCGGAGCCATCGAACAAAGCCGCATATTCGGCGTAGTACTCGGCAACAGCCTTGACCTGTTCGTAGTCATCGGCACGGGCAAGGGCGGCCAACCCATCCGGGTGCATACGTCCACAGCGTGGGTACAGCTTGGCCCGGTCGTCCTTCGAAAGTTCGGTGCCGAACGAATTGATCGTGATGATGATGGCGCGACGGTCGGCTTCaaactaaaagaaaaaatgttgattaaaattttggaattgatattaaatttaagaaaaaggaaACCAACCGCCAAGATCTCGCACATTACATCGGCAGTGGTTCCACCGATGTTCTTGCAGAAATCGTAGAACGCCTCCAGATACGCCTTGTACAGCGTATTACGGATGATTTCAATGTTCATCTCATCCAGATCCTGCTCCGAGATGCAGTCGACGAAGAAGGGGGCCAGTGGGGTGTCCACCAACACTGCGTTGTACAGCTCGGCCGGAGTAGCGGCCACGTGGATGGCTTCCATCTGCTCGAAGCTTCCCAGCGGGTGGCACTTGGGAATTAGTTCCGAAATCGGACGCTGGTGGAGTGTTCCCGTGATCAACAGGATGATGTTGTCGATCATGTAGCTGTAGGTGATGAAGTCCAGGAAGGTGGACAGCGGCTCTACGGCATGGTTGCGCATATGCTGGAACTCAATGACCAGTTTCTCACGTAGTTTGTCGTCGATCACCGAAACAGCCAGCGGTGAGGGCTCGTTGGCCAGGAATTGTCCATAATCGGTTCCCTGCAGGTGCAGCTTCAAATCTAAAGAAAAGCAAcagattcttcaacaaaattttcaaaacctcttgtttggaatttttcattaaaaatattaagtgATATTGAGATAAATTTggagtttttttaaaaacgtgattttttttcataaaaaatacttCCTTAAAGTTCATGTTATAACATAggtattcataaaatttaagtcTTGGGAAACTTTTcgtgaatgaaaataaatcattgaGAGCAATCATCCATCAGCGCACCCCTCGGCGTGATTCATTGCCATTGCATTATTTTCTTCGAGATAAGGTCATATGACCACTTTTGTTGGCACTTTCCGTATTTTTGTCGTATTTCGGCCTAAAGCCCACCAACTCACAAACTTTTAACCATCCCAAACCCCTAATCGGAACACCTTTAACCCAACCCACTCCCAAAAACATCGGAAAATATCGATTTATTTACCTTCCAACGATTCGCACTGGACCAGATTGAGATAATCCGACTGCTTCAGGATTCCGCACTTGAAGCCACGGCACAGGCCTTCCAGATAACCCCCATCGATGTTGAACATGAATCCTGGCATAGCGGCGGTGTTTTAGCTCGTGTTTTTCGACAGGAATACGTACTTTTCTGCcctaaatttgaagaaagatGATCAcggaacgacgacgacgaccacaAGATGTTGCTGCTGAGAGATTTTCCTCTTCTCTGGGGGTTGAAAGGTGTCATATGACTCtcttggaaaaaaagaaaaaagaccaCTGGCGTCGGGGGCGGGAGGTTTCTCTGGCATTTTTATGCGAGTGTACTAAAAACATTAGCTGTGttcaatgggcgatggaatcgaagttattctttctctccttaagaaaaacccgtaagatctgtcaaaagttgggtgaaattttagctgcatcccattTGCACTAATGGAAAACCATCACTCAAATTCatcagcgcttccatcgcctatcaCAAGGCTGAACCGTTGCATGTTTTGACACTTGCTTTGACAAAAAGCACCATCTTGCGTGAGCCTTCattattgtcgctgaatcgccAAACCGGAGCtttcgtcaacatcagcgacggcgacatcactgacgacattgcacaccgaaaaaacttttcacatgaacgctacgtgaaaatgtacatggatttttgccaccatgaaaatcacgtggaacctacgtgaatttcaagtagcaaacagagctcgcacagcaagcagaattcacgtaattttcatatgagttgtatgTGAAAATAACGTACAGCGGATGTGGAAAGGTATTCGTTCTGCTACATGCGATTcacgtagattttattaaaatatgaagGTAGTGAGTTTCTTTtcagtataaaaataaaattgtttcgaATTAGCAGAggcattttattattttgaccaatttaaaaacataacacactaactttttaaaaatcacacAGCACTACATTTCACTTATTTTCATTAACATCAATATCGCCGGGAGATTTACTTTTGATGTCTCTTGTTAGCCTTGCCTTTGCTTACAAGCTGCCTAATTCCAAATcctgtttaaaaatgaaaagatgtttaaaacaaccacacaacaaaattttaattacttaCGGAGAATCAGCTTCTCCATCACCACGTAATTTCTGTAACAGCCATCACAAACGATTGGATGGAGGCCATATTGAGTACTGTATTCTTTCGCTTAGATCTACGTGAATAAGCTATTCACAGCTACGTGAACgtcacatagaatgcaccaaaCCTCTTTGTACTTGGtggatcactggattttcacgtgAATCAAATGTGACCTTGGTTGTGACAGCAAACGGttatgtgaatttcacgtaaggatCATGCGAGTTTGTATTAGCTTGTAAGTGATTCACGTAAGtcgagcaaaaattcacgtaatgagcgcctacgtgaaaatccaggtgaatttaacgttttcttttcggATGAGTGCATGTTGACCCGACAtccaaggtcttttgatacactaggttctccgactttgacagttacggcgtgttcgtaaactgatttgtttgggtgatgcatcgatttgtttggtagatgtcgaatcaccttccaatgcttttcatacagtttgtttaatttacgaacgccaacatcgatagaaaaaatcacttcgatagagaaaatcaatttacgaacatgCCGttagtaggcgaggagtgagcggggctctcaatgagattgtttattttttgctcagcttttcggtggtttgttggtaaacaaacttcatgagttccgtatagttgcatagcctacatagccaaaatggctgaatcgggaattcgatattctgtaacacctcctgaatatatacacaccttgccGACATCTATCTTCACTGACAAAACATCTTACACTTTAGtgtgtgaaatttcacacattttgaaaataagtagaccaacacattaaatgtgtgaaggtactgCTGCACATTAATGTAAAACACCCTATAAGGAAAAGAAATGTGGgcgtttcacacattatgcaaaaagcttttgaaacgggaaaatgtgtgaaatcATAAAGCGCTTGGAAAggaaaatgtgtaaaatcaagaaatatgGAAAAGGTCCGCTATTTTTAAGTACGACTGGAACCCAATTAAATGCTGATggtttttttaagttcttttattcattgaaataaagattttaaacacttttcggttttttttaggAAACTCCTCCTTTTTTGCCGAATAATTCCTGCATTGGCACCGCCAGCAAACAGCTGACTGAATCCGAAATCTAGAAAATCGAAACATAATTAATTAGTAGGTTgatgtttaaagtttaaataataaCCAACTTACATCCCATTTGTTACGACGATTCAACCGTAAAAATACTTCGAAGTAGTTTGTATATGGCTGAAACCAAATTGATAAAGAAAAGCAACAAGAGTGATTTCACACACTTTTTTCTTGTCCAGACTGATTCGAATaatatgtaaatttcgaatctGCATGGTGTGTAAAAATCACAAAccagtttgacagctccatatatttgctgataatgtgtgaaactattttgtaaaatgtgtgaaatgatttatcagtgttccgtgccggaaccaaacaaatgAAAGGGTTGCCAAAgtgtttgatgattttttcatcgTCGCTGGTTGGCAAAGTTGCCAATCACCTTTGGATTTTTCCTCGTATGTTTCTGACGCAAACACCGAGAATGTTTCAATTTCCTCGGCATATAGTTTctcttcgccttagagccgcccagatgttttcacggttaagtcggtcgaatgctttttcgaaatcaacgaacaccagcagaagagagtcctggaattcgttgatttgttccagtatgattcgtagcgttgtgatatggtccacacatgatcgtccagatcggaatccagcttgttgccgtcggagtgtagcgtcgattttctcctggatcctggatgttcaggatcactttgcagagtactttgagggttgtacagatcaacgttatgcctcgccagttaccgcactctgtcaggtctcctttcttcgggatctttacgaggataccctgcatccagtcggccgggaatgttgcagtatcccagatgtcagcgaaaagacggtgcagcATTTGTGCTGACTGTGGTACTCTCCGTTGAGCGTGTGTGTTGGGCAGCTAATAAGAGTAACAGATATACAGAGTAACATAAAATGAACTGACCTTGTGTGAACACAATTCGACAACGTGTTTGTAATAATTGGCTCCtggaataaatattaatttgtTGTGCAATTACGTGCGTTATTTATAAGCGGGTTATCAcactgacagggcagggtcggctttcagcatttcagcagggatgcaatcgattccaggtgctttgttggatttcatgttttcgattgccgcttctatttcagcgagcgagggcgcttccgagttgacgccatttatgcgacttactgttggcgcttcgagctagGGATTTTGTTATTTCGAGCTAGggatcgctattcgtgactaggaacagttgttcgaagtgctcagtccatcgtttgagcttaTAATTGGGATGGTTTTCTAAAAATCAagacattttaagaaaaaaaaaccaaaaatcaggacaattcgagcttttgaaaaattaggaaGGTTCCTCgaaaatcctgataaatcaggcaggacacctggcatctctgttTAGTACACGATAGCTTCGTTCAACcgttggtaaaaatcggtttcaactggtttctgtcaactgatagatgttcaacgagccaatgttttggtcgaaactagtcaggtcgttgttcaacggagcaagttgaaatcagtcgaagccaatccagctcggcagcaggattcgtttcgacctggtagaaatcggtcgaactcaattggaaagagacaggtgatcaactgtcaatccatttctacttgtttcgacccgtttcgactagaATCCATTGAACAGACTAGATGTGAGGTTCGCTCGAAAGAACTGTCATCGTTTGACAACACGCGTGACGTGCGAGCATCGCGATAAAACAACGCCAAAAACAAAGAAGAAAATCGCGACGGTCGTTCTGCCTCTGCTGCTGGCTGCAATCGCACGCaaaagggaaaaaaagaaaGGTGTGTGCTGGCCGTTGCATGATTGCAAGTGTGCAAGCGAGATGGACTGAACCTGAAACGGGTCATCATCGAAAATCATACGTCGTCGGATCGGAGTTGTGTGAGGAAAAAATTTGGTCCcgagaaaaataatgttttaacctGGACGGCCTAGCGCGAGTGCTTTCGTTTCGGATTTCCCGTGCGCTGACGGTCGAGTGGTACACGTTTCCACACTGGTTCGGTGTCCCTGGACATCGCCCTGGGCGCAGATAATTACGGAAGTTTGGCGGATGGTGAAAACGCTGTGTGAAGAAAAAATCTGCTACCTTCTTATTTGCTAAGAGCAGTGCTGGTGTTACtactactttttttctttctcggtGGCTAACTCCCCGCCCACCTTCCTGCACCTTCTCGTGCATTTTTGTGACCACTCCGTGCCTGCTCTGGAATATTGTTTCGGTGGAAGTGCTGCTTTCGCTATTCTTTCGGATGTTTTAAAAAAGGTACTCAGGTGGAATCCAGCAGTATCCGGAGCACTAGAGTTAAGTGACGGGGTGTTTCCCTATAGGGGAAAGAGCTCATGTGGCCCGTGGGGGAAGGGGATTACTGATTCGATCGGGTGCGTCATCATATTGATCTTGGTGGACGGAAACCAAAGAAACACCCGGAATTATATACGTGTTCCCTGGAATTCAGTATTAGGTACGGAAATCAAGGGTCTCGTTCCGGAAGAATTcgtagaataaaaaataaacatcatcCCTGAGGAAAGAATCGGTTCATGATGGAAATCTTATCGACGTCGTCACAGCTCAACGGAGTAACCGGAATGGTTACTTCGGCTACCGGAGGAACCACAATGACGAGCAGCAAAAAGAAAGATATCGACCCCAAGGAGAATCTTTGGTAAGTGATTTGGGATCATTAACAATTGCCACTAGTTCAACAAAACACCTGTTGTAGATGGGAAAAAATCCTCTAAATAATCACTATGCGTCATCGTCTGCGGATAAAGAAACTAGTTTTATCGATTCGGTGACCATATGTCTGGGCCATTTGCCTTGAAGAACGTTGTGTGGTCTTAAGATTGACACTCAATAtcggaattttataaatagCGTGTtttaacacaacaaaaaaaattagattaacAGTTCACCTATCAGTTCACCTTTTCCAGTGATAttcccaaaattttaatttttaatattttaattagtTGTTAACAAACAGTTAGAACTTGC is a window encoding:
- the LOC129739018 gene encoding protein single-minded isoform X5; its protein translation is MKEKSKNAARSRREKENAEFLELAKLLPLPSAITSQLDKASIIRLTTSYLKMRQVFPEGLGDAWGSQHIPTNPRDLAIKELGSHLLQTLDGFIFVVAPDGKIMYISETASVHLGLSQVELTGNSIYEYIHNYDQDEMTAVLSLQPNMFGPATPPPPPPTAAAQMHPMEASPPAGGTPTIPTAVISQGPPSESPPQTTPSNSCPPSISPSLTSIPPSSVQPHLGPPPQVPPGLSPSVISQIPPTPTHQLHPQQQQQQHHSHHNHHHHHHHHHHHHYNQQSQTIEIERTFFLRMKCVLAKRNAGLTTSGYKVIHCSGYLKARIYPGDSTYGDGHSCIQNLGLVAVGHSLPPSAITEIKLHQNMFMFRASMDLKLIFLDAKVSQLTGYEPQDLIEKTLYQYIHATDILHMRYSHQILMYKGQVTTKYYRFLTKGGGWTWVQSYATVVHNTRSSRPHCIVSVNYVLSDQEARDLLLNEIQGPMIPKPEITTPAPTPVTKAIVNSSNSNNSNAANNIINSSNMTTNPDVTPISPPLGVQQQQHVAMQQIQQPQQQPQHLGLQGQAPILPPHNPLLVKEMSHYLQLHQFDDDTNMHQMGQVGAPLQGGPHHHHHSQTSDFDHHQHQQYNGGHQGTFMMDSNQSMPQGTPNEFLDSYYDPFYQTYDPQGDGSNVLRPFSASSNSCSSSDGEAHLTATYIHNTALIQQQQSPYDDISQHFSLNCFNSNSNGSNGTSANGHLNGTVHHLHHTVGPTIANGTNNNNNNNNGLHDSGFLEDFKTHTNGNHSQHHQQQQQPNHHHQQQSQQQQLAHNGTIVSAGPQYTSVIVEPPNYHHHLPVAPNEFVH
- the LOC129739018 gene encoding protein single-minded isoform X3 → MMVMGSRRNKGLATRCAMKEKSKNAARSRREKENAEFLELAKLLPLPSAITSQLDKASIIRLTTSYLKMRQVFPEGLGDAWGSQHIPTNPRDLAIKELGSHLLQTLDGFIFVVAPDGKIMYISETASVHLGLSQVELTGNSIYEYIHNYDQDEMTAVLSLQPNMFGPATPPPPPPTAAAQMHPMEASPPAGGTPTIPTAVISQGPPSESPPQTTPSNSCPPSISPSLTSIPPSSVQPHLGPPPQVPPGLSPSVISQIPPTPTHQLHPQQQQQQHHSHHNHHHHHHHHHHHHYNQQSQTIEIERTFFLRMKCVLAKRNAGLTTSGYKVIHCSGYLKARIYPGDSTYGDGHSCIQNLGLVAVGHSLPPSAITEIKLHQNMFMFRASMDLKLIFLDAKVSQLTGYEPQDLIEKTLYQYIHATDILHMRYSHQILMYKGQVTTKYYRFLTKGGGWTWVQSYATVVHNTRSSRPHCIVSVNYVLSDQEARDLLLNEIQGPMIPKPEITTPAPTPVTKAIVNSSNSNNSNAANNIINSSNMTTNPDVTPISPPLGVQQQQHVAMQQIQQPQQQPQHLGLQGQAPILPPHNPLLVKEMSHYLQLHQFDDDTNMHQMGQVGAPLQGGPHHHHHSQTSDFDHHQHQQYNGGHQGTFMMDSNQSMPQGTPNEFLDSYYDPFYQTYDPQGDGSNVLRPFSASSNSCSSSDGEAHLTATYIHNTALIQQQQSPYDDISQHFSLNCFNSNSNGSNGTSANGHLNGTVHHLHHTVGPTIANGTNNNNNNNNGLHDSGFLEDFKTHTNGNHSQHHQQQQQPNHHHQQQSQQQQLAHNGTIVSAGPQYTSVIVEPPNYHHHLPVAPNEFVH